In Myxococcus stipitatus, the following are encoded in one genomic region:
- a CDS encoding GPW/gp25 family protein has product MGRASFFDKFASRGSSVRASPSKGANELEHVLRNLEAVLNTKEGYGFFRRDFGLGEYTEKYGTRELVETLTRELREEIANHEPRLSNVELTMRGRDAGLWLHFGLVGIVAGERHKLRLRFDTLSGHVRVEVEP; this is encoded by the coding sequence ATGGGCCGCGCATCATTCTTCGACAAGTTCGCCAGTCGGGGCAGCAGCGTCCGCGCAAGCCCGAGCAAGGGTGCCAACGAGCTGGAGCACGTGCTGCGCAACCTGGAGGCCGTGCTCAACACCAAGGAGGGCTACGGCTTCTTCCGCCGCGACTTCGGCCTGGGTGAGTACACGGAGAAGTACGGCACGCGCGAGCTGGTGGAGACGCTCACCCGCGAGTTGCGCGAAGAGATTGCGAACCACGAGCCGCGCCTGTCCAACGTGGAGCTGACGATGCGCGGGCGCGACGCGGGCCTGTGGCTCCACTTCGGCCTGGTGGGCATCGTGGCGGGTGAGCGACACAAGCTGCGCTTGAGATTCGACACGCTCAGCGGACATGTCCGCGTGGAGGTGGAGCCATGA
- the tssK gene encoding type VI secretion system baseplate subunit TssK: MPSFKLARVRWHVGQTLLPEHFEAQEEVLEAQVRLHASLSGTPGFGVAAMAWSEPLLAGGSLSISTLTAVTPAGFVVDVPGNAVLPPFSLEGTGRAEVTVYLHVMGDTTNAEGVRLYAEDPPMLERVLRRLRLSAEPVLDGAIDTLPLALFHRDTEGLWKLSEELVPPLLLVGPHPFLGALLSRLDSLLEQARLQLIARLSDSYLRTDRLTNARRALCEVQRLQAMRSDMLRHISPHPYLFFDALRSLYFEACCYLELMPDGKLPPYQHDAPGKGFLRWLELLTRALQPEATRVTHRSFEARDGQFIFAPMPPEVLESGELYLLVQRRQAGEPLPVDGVKLAGPSRLATVRRMALKGIPFNHVPHPSFPHALGPEIDWYQLVQGEEWQFALRENGLAFYTTPALQGAQVSLFWRRA, from the coding sequence ATGCCCTCATTCAAGCTCGCACGGGTCCGGTGGCACGTCGGTCAGACGCTGCTCCCGGAGCACTTCGAGGCCCAGGAAGAAGTCCTGGAGGCCCAGGTCCGCCTCCACGCTTCGCTGTCCGGAACGCCAGGGTTCGGCGTGGCGGCCATGGCCTGGAGCGAGCCGCTTTTGGCCGGTGGCAGCCTGTCCATCTCCACGTTGACGGCCGTGACACCGGCCGGCTTCGTGGTGGATGTGCCAGGCAACGCGGTGCTCCCGCCCTTCTCCCTGGAAGGGACGGGACGCGCCGAGGTCACCGTCTATCTGCACGTGATGGGGGACACGACGAACGCGGAGGGCGTGCGGCTGTACGCGGAAGACCCGCCGATGTTGGAGCGGGTGCTGCGCCGGCTGCGCCTCTCCGCGGAACCGGTCCTGGACGGAGCCATCGACACGCTCCCCCTGGCCCTGTTCCATCGCGACACCGAGGGTCTCTGGAAGCTGTCGGAGGAGCTGGTTCCTCCGCTGCTCCTGGTGGGCCCTCACCCCTTCCTCGGCGCGCTGCTGTCGCGGTTGGATTCGCTCCTGGAACAGGCGCGGCTCCAGCTCATCGCGCGCCTGTCCGACAGCTACCTGCGCACGGACCGGCTCACCAACGCCCGCCGCGCGCTGTGCGAGGTGCAGCGGCTGCAAGCGATGCGCTCGGACATGCTGCGCCACATCTCGCCCCACCCGTATCTCTTCTTCGACGCCCTGCGCAGCCTCTACTTCGAGGCGTGCTGCTACCTGGAGCTGATGCCGGACGGGAAGCTGCCCCCGTACCAGCACGACGCCCCGGGCAAGGGCTTCCTGCGCTGGCTGGAATTGCTCACGCGCGCGCTCCAGCCGGAGGCCACCCGCGTCACGCACCGCTCCTTCGAGGCGCGCGACGGACAGTTCATCTTCGCCCCGATGCCGCCCGAGGTGCTGGAGAGCGGAGAGCTCTACCTGCTGGTGCAGCGCCGCCAGGCCGGCGAGCCGCTGCCGGTGGATGGCGTGAAGCTGGCGGGCCCCTCGCGCCTGGCCACCGTGCGCCGCATGGCGCTCAAGGGCATCCCCTTCAACCACGTCCCGCATCCCTCGTTCCCGCATGCGCTGGGGCCGGAGATAGATTGGTACCAGCTGGTCCAGGGCGAGGAATGGCAGTTCGCGCTGCGGGAGAACGGCCTCGCCTTCTACACCACCCCGGCGCTCCAGGGCGCCCAGGTGTCCCTCTTCTGGCGCAGGGCGTGA